The following proteins are encoded in a genomic region of Novosphingobium sp. PP1Y:
- a CDS encoding MBL fold metallo-hydrolase: MALKKLRLIKAVGMSCFALACAGAWAQVPVNPTALRAEAAKIAGDDLKADYLAQCEPVARPRGPRPAGPPPARARVIIEPTQVFDNLYYFGDSFVGATVLKTSAGLILIDTLTTSEDAANMLVPGMRKFELDPHDIRYVIVTHGHGDHHGGVQYLRQNFPGFKVVMTEADWAFSAKPLIMPGGRVDPAPKPVRQPGDIGYNGSFKVTLGDTTVSLVETPGHTPGTQSLLYPVRWHGKPLTVMQWGGGQPEAPQFTQEEVDSFFAKAKAAHASVRWWSHNYPNTRAKLAQLHAGAKENPFIYGEQRFARYLDVISLCKRAGGISAQSD, from the coding sequence ATGGCTTTGAAGAAATTGCGGTTGATCAAGGCTGTCGGCATGTCTTGCTTCGCTCTTGCATGCGCGGGTGCCTGGGCTCAGGTACCCGTTAATCCAACAGCCCTGCGGGCTGAGGCCGCGAAGATTGCCGGCGATGATCTGAAAGCGGACTATCTCGCGCAGTGCGAACCTGTGGCGCGACCAAGGGGTCCCCGACCCGCCGGGCCGCCGCCAGCGCGGGCTCGAGTGATCATTGAACCCACTCAGGTTTTCGATAATCTTTATTACTTTGGTGACTCCTTTGTGGGCGCTACCGTTCTGAAGACGAGTGCTGGTCTCATCCTCATTGATACGCTGACCACCAGCGAAGACGCTGCGAATATGCTCGTCCCTGGCATGCGAAAGTTTGAGCTCGATCCGCATGATATACGGTACGTGATCGTCACACATGGACACGGTGATCATCACGGCGGCGTCCAGTATCTTCGTCAGAATTTTCCTGGCTTCAAGGTCGTGATGACTGAAGCGGACTGGGCATTTTCAGCTAAGCCGTTGATAATGCCGGGGGGGAGGGTCGATCCAGCACCCAAGCCGGTTCGGCAACCGGGCGATATTGGCTACAACGGCTCGTTCAAGGTCACTCTGGGCGACACTACGGTTTCCCTCGTCGAAACGCCTGGACACACGCCAGGAACCCAATCTTTGCTTTATCCAGTGCGTTGGCACGGCAAACCTCTCACAGTAATGCAGTGGGGCGGTGGCCAGCCAGAGGCGCCTCAGTTTACCCAAGAAGAGGTGGACAGCTTCTTTGCCAAAGCGAAGGCGGCGCACGCTTCAGTACGGTGGTGGAGCCACAACTACCCTAATACGCGGGCGAAGTTGGCGCAGTTGCATGCCGGGGCGAAGGAAAATCCCTTTATCTACGGCGAACAGCGGTTCGCGCGCTATCTCGACGTTATTTCGCTGTGCAAGCGGGCCGGTGGAATTTCCGCACAGTCGGATTGA